The following proteins come from a genomic window of Chloroflexi bacterium ADurb.Bin180:
- the bioC_1 gene encoding Malonyl-(acyl-carrier protein) O-methyltransferase, which produces MSHDFLALSLPLPFGMGSVNCYLVHNDKGFYLVDSGAPNATARLQKELGLAGCGPGELRLIVLTHGDFDHIGSAARIRARFGAPIAMHRADAGMAERADMLASRKSGSKMMARIVPLLFGFGQDRLFSPDVLLEDGSDLTPYGWQARVVALPGHSGGSIGVVTAEGNLFCGDLFENTTVPAMGSIVDDRPAMLASVQKEGPGHPAGLSGTRRVFCVWGAWPRGGVMDHREVGRYWNENAEVWTRLSRQGYDTYRDHLNTPAFLAMLPEVRGRNGLDIGCGEGYNTRQLARRVARMTAIDVAEVFIGHARAEEEREPLGIEYQVASAVALPFGDASFDFCTGFMSFMDIPETKLVVREAYRVLKPGGFLQFSITHPCFNTPGRRNLRDENGRTYAFEIGDYFGTEDAVIQEWTFSAAPKDIRDSVRPFRVPAFNRTLSQWFNLLLGTGFVLEQVEEPRPSDEVVAQHPNLQDAQVVPYFLLLRVSKPAWPQTVGGGIDSGGAVRMMSGRRSWHRRQRRSAIAAQSLREGVRCGPSLWKSSDSMRS; this is translated from the coding sequence ATGAGTCACGATTTCCTCGCCCTCTCGCTGCCGCTGCCTTTCGGTATGGGCAGCGTCAACTGCTACCTGGTGCACAATGACAAGGGATTCTATCTGGTCGACAGCGGAGCGCCCAATGCCACCGCCAGGCTGCAGAAGGAGCTGGGACTGGCGGGGTGCGGACCGGGCGAGCTCAGGCTCATTGTGCTGACCCACGGCGATTTCGACCATATCGGCAGCGCAGCGCGGATACGGGCCCGCTTTGGCGCGCCCATCGCTATGCACCGTGCTGACGCCGGCATGGCCGAGAGGGCCGATATGCTGGCCAGCCGCAAGTCGGGCAGCAAAATGATGGCCAGGATCGTGCCGCTGCTGTTTGGCTTTGGCCAGGACAGGCTCTTTAGCCCGGACGTGCTCCTGGAGGACGGCTCGGACCTCACACCCTACGGCTGGCAGGCGAGGGTGGTGGCGCTGCCGGGGCATTCTGGCGGCTCAATCGGGGTGGTCACGGCAGAAGGAAACCTGTTCTGCGGCGACCTGTTCGAGAACACCACGGTGCCGGCCATGGGCTCGATCGTGGATGATCGGCCGGCGATGCTGGCCAGCGTGCAGAAGGAAGGGCCTGGGCATCCAGCGGGTCTATCCGGGACACGGCGAGTCTTTTGCGTTTGGGGAGCTTGGCCCCGGGGAGGAGTGATGGATCATCGCGAGGTGGGCCGCTACTGGAACGAGAACGCCGAGGTGTGGACCAGGCTGTCGCGGCAGGGGTACGATACCTACCGTGATCACCTGAACACGCCGGCGTTCCTGGCCATGCTGCCGGAGGTGCGGGGCAGGAACGGGCTGGACATTGGCTGTGGGGAGGGATATAACACGCGGCAGCTCGCCCGGCGCGTGGCCAGGATGACCGCCATCGATGTTGCCGAGGTGTTCATCGGGCACGCCAGGGCCGAGGAGGAGCGGGAGCCGCTGGGCATCGAGTATCAGGTAGCCAGCGCCGTGGCGCTGCCCTTTGGCGACGCGTCGTTCGATTTCTGCACCGGGTTCATGAGTTTCATGGACATCCCCGAGACCAAGTTGGTGGTGCGCGAGGCCTACCGGGTGCTCAAGCCGGGCGGATTCCTGCAGTTTTCGATCACTCACCCCTGCTTCAACACGCCCGGGAGGCGCAACCTGCGCGATGAAAACGGGCGGACCTATGCCTTTGAGATTGGCGATTACTTTGGCACGGAGGACGCGGTTATTCAGGAGTGGACCTTTAGCGCCGCGCCGAAGGATATCCGTGACAGCGTGCGCCCCTTCCGGGTTCCGGCGTTCAATCGCACGCTCAGCCAGTGGTTCAACCTGCTGCTGGGCACGGGGTTCGTGCTGGAGCAGGTGGAAGAACCCCGACCGAGCGACGAGGTGGTGGCGCAGCATCCCAACCTGCAGGACGCGCAGGTGGTGCCGTACTTTCTATTGCTGCGGGTGAGCAAGCCGGCTTGGCCGCAAACGGTCGGGGGTGGCATTGACAGCGGCGGCGCCGTGCGTATGATGAGCGGCAGACGATCGTGGCACAGGAGGCAGCGTCGCTCCGCCATCGCAGCCCAGAGCCTCCGGGAGGGTGTGCGATGCGGGCCGAGTCTCTGGAAATCCTCAGACAGTATGCGTTCTTGA
- a CDS encoding Endo-1,4-beta-xylanase/feruloyl esterase precursor yields MGAKEPITGSTVKEIQVREQTDRLPLRGESEAFQTLGELRELMSQCTASGDADRLWKAVREPGQMPLLFGDTVAVFFYRGTATSVEARGDFELRYRRLGRTDVWWAQGEFEPDARVEYRQRLGARRWQLDPLNPLVETGGMGSESVVMMPGYVPPPWTQLPRPAVRGRLGRNITLASQSLGYDVNVRIYRPHGYEMLHALPSIYVVDGQEYADPQMGAMVQALDYLIAGGRVEPVIAVFIDARDPHTGRNRREEEFRRRRLDDNPLGEFIGEELVPLVDKKWRTKASAGSRALAGFSFGGMFAAHMGLAYPDVFGKVAIQSPYIVRRWVLDTYRLAERRPLEIFLSHGTYDEGASSLRLREILVARGYRVRYVERHEGHSFGMVRSQLGDLLTCFFGRG; encoded by the coding sequence GTGGGGGCCAAAGAACCGATTACGGGGAGTACGGTGAAAGAAATCCAAGTTAGAGAACAGACAGACAGGCTGCCCCTGAGGGGCGAGAGTGAAGCGTTCCAGACGCTGGGCGAGCTGCGGGAGCTGATGTCGCAATGCACCGCCAGCGGTGATGCCGACCGCTTGTGGAAGGCGGTGCGAGAGCCGGGGCAGATGCCGCTCCTCTTTGGCGACACAGTGGCGGTGTTCTTCTACCGCGGGACGGCCACGAGCGTCGAGGCGCGGGGTGACTTTGAGCTACGCTACCGCCGTCTGGGGCGTACGGACGTGTGGTGGGCGCAGGGCGAATTTGAGCCGGACGCGCGGGTAGAGTACCGGCAGCGGCTGGGGGCCCGGCGCTGGCAGCTCGACCCGCTCAATCCGCTGGTGGAAACGGGCGGCATGGGCTCGGAATCGGTGGTGATGATGCCGGGCTATGTACCTCCGCCCTGGACCCAGTTGCCCCGGCCGGCGGTCAGAGGGCGCCTGGGCAGGAACATCACGCTGGCCAGTCAAAGCCTGGGCTATGACGTGAACGTGCGCATTTACCGCCCGCACGGCTACGAGATGCTGCACGCTCTGCCGAGCATCTATGTGGTCGACGGGCAGGAGTATGCCGACCCGCAGATGGGGGCGATGGTCCAGGCACTGGACTATCTCATCGCCGGGGGGCGCGTCGAGCCGGTGATTGCCGTGTTCATCGATGCGCGCGACCCGCACACGGGCAGGAACCGGCGCGAGGAGGAGTTTCGGCGGCGGCGGCTGGACGACAACCCCCTGGGCGAGTTCATCGGCGAGGAGCTGGTGCCGCTGGTGGACAAGAAGTGGCGGACGAAAGCGTCGGCCGGGTCGCGGGCGCTGGCCGGGTTCTCGTTTGGCGGGATGTTCGCCGCCCATATGGGGCTGGCCTATCCTGATGTGTTCGGCAAGGTAGCGATTCAATCGCCCTACATCGTACGGCGCTGGGTGCTGGACACGTACCGGCTGGCCGAACGTCGGCCGTTGGAGATCTTCCTGAGCCACGGCACCTACGATGAGGGTGCGTCGTCGCTGCGGCTGAGGGAGATCCTGGTGGCGCGCGGATACCGGGTGCGCTATGTGGAGCGTCACGAGGGGCACTCGTTTGGCATGGTGCGCAGCCAACTGGGTGACCTGCTGACCTGCTTTTTCGGGCGGGGCTGA